A portion of the Halogeometricum sp. S1BR25-6 genome contains these proteins:
- a CDS encoding HAD family hydrolase — MVSDAYDFWLFDLDGTLVDADWSYTREVFDRVGESLGREFTDREAEVIWHGLGGARDPQLRAWDIDPAEFWPAFHAVEDPQARAEATYLHEDAARLLRDVVETRPVGVVTHCQQFLADPVIDHLDLRDWFDTVVCCTEELGWKPDPAPVRHAIRAMGVDPAEGRGVLAGDGSSDIGAAWNAGLDGLHVERHPPERRGRCVLADVRVDSFDDLRNRRVATDGGFAPE; from the coding sequence ATGGTTTCCGACGCATACGACTTCTGGCTGTTCGACCTCGACGGAACGCTCGTCGACGCGGACTGGTCGTACACCCGCGAGGTGTTCGACCGGGTCGGCGAGAGTCTCGGCCGGGAGTTCACCGACCGCGAGGCAGAGGTCATCTGGCACGGCCTCGGCGGCGCCCGCGACCCGCAACTGCGCGCGTGGGACATCGACCCCGCCGAGTTCTGGCCGGCGTTCCACGCCGTCGAGGACCCGCAGGCCCGCGCGGAGGCGACGTACCTCCACGAGGACGCCGCCCGCCTCCTCCGCGACGTCGTCGAAACCCGACCGGTCGGCGTCGTCACGCACTGCCAGCAGTTCCTCGCCGACCCGGTCATCGACCACCTGGACCTGCGCGACTGGTTCGATACGGTGGTCTGCTGCACCGAGGAACTGGGCTGGAAACCCGACCCCGCACCGGTTCGTCACGCGATTCGCGCGATGGGCGTCGACCCGGCGGAGGGGCGCGGCGTCCTGGCCGGCGACGGGTCCAGTGACATCGGCGCCGCCTGGAACGCCGGCCTCGACGGTCTGCACGTCGAGCGTCACCCGCCCGAGCGCCGCGGTCGCTGCGTCCTCGCGGACGTCCGAGTGGATTCGTTCGACGACCTGCGGAACCGTCGCGTCGCCACGGACGGCGGGTTCGCCCCCGAGTAA
- a CDS encoding 4a-hydroxytetrahydrobiopterin dehydratase: MAELLEDDEIQNRLPDGWERDGDEITKTYEFDDYLKGIEFTTQVGEVAEEEVHHPEIIVRYEEVEVRLTSHEEGGITEKDIRLADLFDDER, encoded by the coding sequence ATGGCCGAACTACTCGAAGACGACGAGATACAGAACCGCCTGCCCGACGGCTGGGAACGCGACGGCGACGAGATAACGAAGACCTACGAGTTCGACGACTATCTGAAAGGTATCGAGTTCACTACGCAGGTGGGCGAAGTGGCCGAAGAGGAGGTCCACCACCCGGAGATAATCGTCCGCTACGAAGAGGTCGAAGTCCGCCTCACGAGCCACGAGGAGGGCGGCATCACGGAGAAGGACATCCGACTCGCGGACCTCTTCGACGACGAGCGATAG
- a CDS encoding translation initiation factor IF-5A, whose protein sequence is MPREQKQVRELQEGSYVMMEESPCKINAYSTAKPGKHGSAKARIEGKGVFDSKKRSLSQPVDAKVWVPIIERKQGQVVSVTGEDAQIMDLDTYETFTMRIPDDEDLNPDDDIEYLEYEGQRKIV, encoded by the coding sequence ATGCCCAGAGAACAGAAGCAGGTCCGCGAACTTCAGGAAGGCAGCTACGTGATGATGGAAGAGTCCCCGTGTAAGATCAACGCTTACAGCACCGCCAAACCGGGCAAGCACGGCAGTGCAAAGGCGCGCATCGAGGGCAAGGGCGTCTTCGACAGCAAGAAGCGCTCGCTCAGCCAACCCGTCGACGCGAAGGTGTGGGTGCCCATCATCGAGCGAAAGCAGGGTCAGGTCGTCTCCGTGACGGGCGAGGACGCGCAGATCATGGACCTTGACACCTACGAGACGTTCACGATGCGCATCCCCGACGACGAGGACCTCAACCCCGACGACGACATCGAGTACCTCGAGTACGAGGGCCAGCGGAAGATCGTCTGA
- a CDS encoding DUF5518 domain-containing protein translates to MTRWRAVVAGFALAACSEALVFFLTGRVTLVGGLAGSAVAGYLVGPDPADGAWHGLLSALSWGIVLIPGLVALAVVGDGPLPFPFEYLLPLFDTPGEATTSILVAVTLPNAAAGALGSLSRRRDEERDARLGTDLDEV, encoded by the coding sequence ATGACTCGGTGGCGGGCCGTCGTCGCTGGATTCGCCCTCGCGGCGTGCAGCGAGGCGCTCGTCTTCTTTCTCACGGGGCGGGTGACGCTCGTCGGCGGCCTCGCCGGGAGCGCCGTCGCGGGCTACCTCGTCGGTCCGGACCCGGCCGACGGCGCGTGGCACGGCCTGCTGTCGGCGCTGTCGTGGGGCATCGTCCTCATCCCCGGACTGGTCGCGCTGGCCGTCGTCGGCGACGGTCCGCTCCCCTTTCCCTTCGAGTACCTCCTCCCGCTGTTCGACACGCCCGGGGAGGCGACGACGAGCATCCTCGTCGCCGTCACGCTTCCGAACGCGGCGGCGGGCGCGCTCGGAAGCCTCTCGCGCAGACGCGACGAGGAGCGCGACGCCCGACTCGGTACGGACCTCGACGAGGTCTGA
- the lwrS gene encoding LWR-salt protein yields the protein MDAAYVFRVRFRLDAETGVRTDPRTFETVVEVTADDPGEGEWLFFRDALWRGEVNDERYARELAEEWLSVPVDAVTFRELRADEAYMDALRTEIEADPTPFNADSARETLHKYLGSSIRVTND from the coding sequence GTGGACGCCGCGTACGTCTTCCGGGTACGGTTCCGCCTCGACGCCGAGACGGGCGTCCGCACCGACCCGCGAACGTTCGAGACGGTGGTCGAGGTGACCGCCGACGACCCGGGCGAGGGCGAGTGGCTGTTCTTCCGCGACGCCCTCTGGCGGGGCGAAGTGAACGACGAACGCTACGCCCGCGAACTCGCGGAGGAGTGGCTGTCGGTGCCCGTCGACGCGGTGACGTTCCGGGAACTGCGCGCCGACGAGGCGTACATGGACGCCCTACGGACCGAAATCGAGGCGGACCCAACGCCGTTCAACGCGGATTCGGCGCGCGAGACGCTGCACAAGTACCTCGGGTCGAGTATCCGGGTCACCAACGACTAA
- a CDS encoding molybdopterin biosynthesis protein — protein sequence MSRKEFRDLADPVEAHEAIAGLDLAPGAETVPLRESRGRVLAERIDAEMDVPGFDRASMDGYAVRAEDTFGAGEGSPVELELVGEVHAGVEPDVTVGDGEAAEISTGAVMPDGADAVVIVERTEERGGNVVVRDAVAPGDSVMLAGADVAAGARALGPGTLLTPREIGLLSALGVDEVPVRGKPTVGIISTGDELVRPGESLNSDAGQIYDVNSYTVATGVEEAGGEVRTYPHAGDDFAEMERLLVEAAEECDLVLSSGSTSASAVDVIYRVIEERGDLLLHGVSVKPGKPMLVGTLGEGESPSAYVGLPGYPVSALTIFRTFVAPAIRRAAGLPEPRTATVSGSMAVRERYGEGRMRLMPVGLIEDEDGETLVYPVDKGSGATTSLVEADGVVEIHPDTEYLAEGESVDVRLFSPDVRAPTLLAAGEDDPALSRLLDRLDAPRFLPVGTREGLRRLRGGVPDVAVAAGPLDRDVDGAELGRWTREWGLVVPADNPQNVTGLADLLDGDLRFVNRGTDSGLRSSLESALADLAEERGTERRDLADAISGYELTTKAAESPARTVLRGKADAGLGLRVTAERLGMGFVPVGREPVRVLANPDRTKKPSVEAFASVLDSADDLFDRLGGYETN from the coding sequence GTGAGCCGAAAGGAGTTCCGCGACCTCGCGGACCCCGTCGAGGCCCACGAGGCCATCGCGGGCCTCGATTTGGCCCCCGGAGCGGAGACGGTCCCGCTTCGAGAGTCCAGAGGCCGCGTCCTCGCGGAGCGAATCGACGCCGAGATGGACGTGCCCGGGTTCGACCGGGCGAGCATGGACGGCTACGCCGTCCGCGCCGAGGACACCTTCGGGGCCGGCGAGGGCTCTCCCGTCGAACTCGAACTCGTCGGGGAGGTGCACGCCGGCGTCGAACCCGACGTGACCGTCGGGGACGGCGAGGCGGCCGAAATCTCGACGGGAGCGGTGATGCCCGACGGCGCCGACGCCGTCGTCATCGTGGAGCGAACCGAGGAGCGCGGCGGGAACGTGGTCGTCCGCGACGCCGTCGCGCCCGGCGACAGCGTGATGCTCGCGGGCGCGGACGTCGCCGCCGGCGCGCGCGCACTCGGCCCGGGGACGCTCCTCACGCCGCGCGAAATCGGACTCCTCTCGGCGCTCGGCGTCGACGAGGTGCCCGTCCGCGGGAAGCCCACCGTGGGCATCATCTCCACCGGCGACGAACTCGTCCGGCCCGGGGAATCGCTGAACAGCGACGCCGGGCAGATATACGACGTGAACAGCTACACCGTCGCCACCGGCGTCGAGGAGGCCGGCGGCGAGGTTCGGACCTACCCCCACGCCGGCGACGACTTCGCGGAGATGGAGCGCCTCCTCGTGGAGGCGGCCGAGGAGTGCGACCTCGTGCTCTCCTCGGGGTCCACCTCGGCCTCCGCCGTCGACGTCATCTACCGCGTCATCGAGGAACGCGGCGACCTACTCCTGCACGGCGTCTCGGTCAAGCCGGGCAAGCCGATGCTCGTCGGAACGCTCGGGGAGGGCGAGTCGCCCTCCGCCTACGTCGGCCTGCCGGGCTACCCCGTCTCGGCGCTGACCATCTTCCGGACGTTCGTCGCGCCCGCGATTCGCCGCGCCGCCGGCCTACCCGAACCGCGGACGGCGACCGTCTCGGGGTCGATGGCGGTCCGCGAGCGCTACGGCGAGGGTCGGATGCGCCTCATGCCCGTCGGCCTCATCGAGGACGAGGACGGCGAGACGCTCGTCTACCCCGTCGACAAGGGGAGCGGCGCGACCACCTCCTTGGTCGAAGCCGACGGCGTGGTGGAGATTCACCCGGACACCGAGTACCTCGCCGAGGGGGAGTCCGTCGACGTGCGCCTGTTCTCGCCGGACGTGCGCGCCCCGACGCTCCTCGCCGCCGGCGAGGACGACCCGGCGCTCTCGCGCCTCCTTGACCGCCTCGACGCGCCGCGCTTCCTTCCGGTCGGCACCCGCGAGGGCCTCCGCCGCCTCCGGGGCGGCGTGCCGGACGTGGCCGTCGCCGCCGGCCCCCTCGACCGGGACGTCGACGGCGCCGAACTGGGTCGGTGGACCCGCGAGTGGGGACTCGTCGTCCCCGCCGATAATCCACAGAACGTGACCGGCCTCGCGGACCTCCTCGACGGCGACTTACGCTTCGTCAACCGCGGGACGGACTCGGGGCTTCGCTCCTCGCTCGAATCCGCCCTCGCGGACCTCGCCGAGGAACGGGGGACCGAGCGCCGGGACCTCGCGGACGCGATTTCGGGCTACGAACTGACGACGAAGGCCGCGGAGAGCCCCGCGCGGACCGTCCTGCGCGGAAAGGCCGACGCCGGCCTCGGCCTCCGGGTCACCGCCGAACGCCTCGGAATGGGCTTCGTCCCCGTCGGCCGCGAACCCGTGCGCGTGCTCGCCAACCCCGACCGCACGAAGAAGCCGAGCGTCGAGGCGTTCGCGTCGGTGCTCGACTCGGCCGACGACCTGTTCGACCGACTCGGCGGCTACGAAACTAATTGA
- a CDS encoding serine hydrolase domain-containing protein, which produces MARLTDGDRERLRAAFDRQLDVGLHHGGQLAVYVDGELAADFAGGTTGPGGGETTPETRHLLFSCTKPYAGVGLHQLVERGAADYDDAVVDHWPEFADEGSTKAEITLRQVLSHTAGVPYGEFDDAAEEWGDWDAVVRAMEEIEPVFDPGETPAYHTFNYGWLVGELVRRLSGQRVDEFVAENVFEPLGMEDTSIGLGPDEEDDVATLAGFEAYDRCRDPGEGLGIPASESAEAFNAEAVRRAVIPAANGVGTAADMARFYACMANGGQLDGTRLLNSETVAEATRTHAETDSDGTLSRPARYGLGFWTGGLANDMFGSFSRERMFGHAGLGSVFGWGDPELNVGFAYVTNGIREESWEHAARVAGLSDAVRLALAE; this is translated from the coding sequence ATGGCGAGACTGACCGACGGCGACCGGGAACGACTCCGAGCGGCGTTCGACCGTCAGTTGGACGTCGGACTGCACCACGGCGGGCAGTTGGCCGTCTACGTCGACGGGGAACTCGCGGCGGACTTCGCGGGCGGGACGACCGGTCCGGGCGGCGGGGAGACCACCCCGGAGACGCGGCACCTGCTGTTCTCGTGTACGAAACCGTACGCGGGCGTCGGACTTCACCAACTCGTCGAACGCGGGGCGGCCGACTACGACGACGCCGTCGTCGACCACTGGCCCGAGTTCGCCGACGAGGGGTCGACGAAGGCCGAGATAACGCTCCGGCAGGTGCTCAGTCACACCGCCGGCGTGCCGTACGGCGAGTTCGACGACGCGGCCGAGGAGTGGGGCGACTGGGACGCCGTCGTGCGGGCGATGGAGGAGATAGAACCGGTGTTCGACCCCGGCGAGACGCCCGCGTACCACACCTTCAACTACGGGTGGCTGGTCGGCGAACTCGTCCGCCGCCTCTCCGGTCAGCGCGTCGACGAGTTCGTCGCCGAGAACGTGTTCGAACCGCTGGGGATGGAGGACACCAGCATCGGTCTGGGTCCCGACGAGGAGGACGATGTGGCAACCCTCGCGGGGTTCGAGGCGTACGACCGGTGCCGCGACCCCGGCGAGGGACTCGGTATCCCGGCGTCCGAGTCGGCCGAGGCGTTCAACGCCGAGGCCGTCCGGCGGGCGGTGATTCCGGCGGCGAACGGCGTCGGAACGGCCGCCGACATGGCTCGCTTCTACGCTTGTATGGCGAACGGCGGCCAACTCGACGGGACCCGCCTGCTCAACTCGGAGACGGTGGCGGAGGCGACGCGCACCCACGCCGAGACGGACTCCGACGGTACGCTCTCGCGGCCCGCGCGGTACGGTCTCGGCTTCTGGACCGGCGGCCTCGCGAACGACATGTTCGGGTCGTTCAGCCGCGAGCGGATGTTCGGCCACGCCGGACTCGGGAGCGTCTTCGGCTGGGGCGACCCCGAACTGAACGTCGGGTTCGCCTACGTCACCAACGGCATCCGCGAGGAGTCCTGGGAGCACGCCGCCCGAGTCGCCGGACTGTCCGACGCCGTCAGACTTGCGCTCGCGGAGTGA
- a CDS encoding Hsp20/alpha crystallin family protein, whose translation MSALRDALQELPDAVFADLLESDDAYLIVLDLPGVTPDTAELRVDKGRLIIEARRDKELPREFRYVREDRSLFLDAELPLPPDAAGAGADGEMDRGVLTIRLPKRESAPERTIPIAGADDADA comes from the coding sequence ATGTCTGCACTGCGGGACGCGCTGCAGGAACTGCCGGACGCCGTGTTCGCCGACCTCCTGGAGTCCGACGACGCGTACCTCATCGTCTTGGACCTCCCCGGCGTGACGCCCGACACCGCGGAACTCCGCGTCGACAAGGGCCGCCTCATCATTGAGGCGCGCCGCGATAAGGAGCTTCCGCGCGAGTTCCGCTACGTCCGCGAGGACCGCTCGTTGTTCCTCGACGCCGAACTCCCCCTCCCCCCGGATGCGGCCGGCGCCGGCGCCGACGGCGAGATGGACCGCGGCGTCCTCACCATCCGCCTGCCGAAGCGCGAGTCCGCTCCGGAACGGACCATCCCCATCGCCGGCGCCGACGACGCGGATGCGTGA
- a CDS encoding ABC1 kinase family protein, giving the protein MVTLVNLRSYWRFLVVVYQFSPLIVAYARDRRRFVLFGGSRSVTTEMQERRATILLDSLLTLGPTFIKLGQLLSTRPDILPPAYIEVLSSLQDDVPPAPWAESKEVLEAELGPVGEAFESFDEDPISGASLGQVYTARHDGEDVAVKVRRPGIESLVEADLRVVKWSLPLLMRFIGEGRAFSLENLADEFAKTIRQEMDYSRERRILDQIQSNFEGDEDIRIPEPVEERSGPRVLTMEYLPGTKINDIETLDAMGVDRTELATRLQRIYLQMIIDDGVFHADPHPGNLAVDEDGAIIFYDFGMSGRVDPFVQDKIVDFYVAVANQDIDGILDALIEMGTLSPEADRRVMGDVMELAIADARGEDIEQYRVQQIIEQVESTIYEFPLRLPRNLALVLRVATVVEGVCVTLDPEFDFISVATDYLRDEGYYEETAKELVRDAGQQMQRTTEALFTVPPKLDRVLDTVEREDLTVNVQLEDKEGVLDKLARRIVYGILLAVGALSTAVLYAFDQTSVLPAAVAAALTLPIIVQLYRSFRSKRGIRAKPQFTRQSMRQRRGEE; this is encoded by the coding sequence GTGGTGACGCTGGTCAATCTCCGCTCGTACTGGCGGTTCCTCGTCGTCGTCTACCAGTTCTCCCCGCTGATAGTCGCGTACGCGAGGGACCGCCGGAGGTTCGTGCTCTTCGGCGGGTCGCGGAGCGTCACGACCGAGATGCAGGAGCGACGGGCGACGATTCTGCTCGACTCCCTCTTGACGCTCGGCCCAACGTTCATCAAACTCGGACAGTTGCTGTCGACACGACCGGACATCCTCCCGCCCGCGTACATCGAGGTGCTGTCGAGCCTCCAGGACGACGTGCCGCCCGCGCCGTGGGCGGAGTCGAAGGAGGTGCTCGAAGCCGAACTCGGACCGGTCGGGGAGGCGTTCGAGTCGTTCGACGAGGACCCGATAAGCGGCGCCAGCCTCGGGCAGGTGTACACCGCGCGCCACGACGGCGAGGACGTCGCGGTGAAGGTCCGCCGCCCCGGTATCGAGTCGCTCGTCGAGGCCGACCTGCGGGTCGTCAAGTGGTCGCTCCCCCTCCTGATGCGCTTCATCGGGGAGGGGCGGGCGTTCTCGCTCGAAAACCTCGCCGACGAGTTCGCCAAGACCATCAGACAGGAGATGGACTACAGCCGCGAACGCCGCATCCTCGACCAGATACAGTCGAACTTCGAGGGCGACGAGGACATCCGTATCCCCGAACCCGTCGAGGAGCGTTCGGGACCGCGCGTGCTGACGATGGAGTATCTCCCCGGGACGAAAATAAACGACATCGAGACGCTGGACGCGATGGGCGTCGACCGGACGGAGTTGGCGACGCGCCTCCAGCGCATCTACCTGCAGATGATAATCGACGACGGCGTCTTCCACGCCGACCCCCACCCCGGCAACCTCGCCGTCGACGAGGACGGCGCCATCATCTTCTACGACTTCGGGATGTCCGGGCGGGTGGACCCGTTCGTCCAGGACAAAATCGTCGACTTCTACGTCGCCGTCGCCAACCAGGACATCGACGGTATCCTCGACGCCCTCATCGAGATGGGGACGCTCTCCCCCGAAGCGGACCGGCGGGTGATGGGCGACGTGATGGAACTCGCCATCGCCGACGCCCGCGGCGAGGACATCGAGCAGTACCGCGTCCAGCAGATCATCGAGCAGGTGGAGTCGACCATCTACGAGTTCCCGCTCCGTCTCCCCCGAAATCTCGCGTTGGTGCTCCGCGTGGCGACGGTGGTGGAGGGCGTCTGTGTCACCCTCGACCCCGAGTTCGACTTCATCTCGGTCGCCACCGACTACCTCCGGGACGAGGGGTACTACGAGGAGACGGCGAAGGAACTCGTCCGCGACGCGGGCCAGCAGATGCAGCGGACGACGGAGGCGCTGTTCACCGTGCCGCCGAAACTCGACCGGGTGCTCGACACCGTCGAACGGGAGGACCTCACCGTCAACGTCCAGTTGGAGGACAAGGAGGGCGTGCTGGACAAACTCGCGCGGCGCATCGTCTACGGCATCCTGCTCGCGGTCGGCGCCCTCTCGACGGCCGTCCTCTACGCGTTCGACCAGACGAGCGTCCTCCCCGCCGCCGTCGCCGCGGCGCTGACGCTGCCCATCATCGTCCAACTCTACCGCTCGTTCCGCTCGAAGCGCGGAATTCGGGCGAAACCCCAGTTCACGCGGCAGAGCATGCGACAGCGACGCGGCGAGGAGTGA
- the glp gene encoding gephyrin-like molybdotransferase Glp, producing MTNAHDRQTAGFKERTRVAEAREALLSAATPHERTETLPLERTDGRPIAEAVTAPNPVPNYDRAAMDGWAVRAEDTFGASGRSPAVLRLADGDVEAADAAVDPESAVRVHTGSELPAGADAVVMVERADAVGGELEVFDAVTAGENVGKTGEDVADGQRLFDPGHQLRPSDLGLLKSVGLDEVSVYDYPTVGVIPTGEELVQRDPDPGEIIETNGLTVSRLVERWGGVATYRNVVTDDEAALRAAVQRDLTKDVVVTTGGSSVGERDLIPEVVSELGEVLVHGVALKPGHPVALGVVEDTPVVMLPGYPVACIVNAVQFLRPLLKRVGHLPERPFPTVEARLRRKIPSEPGIRTFARVRLDDGGSGGGDDGGPVDTDGDGTGAERTAEPTRANGSGVLSSVALADGWVAVPEEREGYAEGETVTVEGWEWSA from the coding sequence ATGACGAACGCGCACGACCGGCAGACAGCCGGGTTCAAAGAGCGCACGCGGGTCGCCGAGGCGCGCGAGGCGCTCCTGTCGGCCGCGACGCCCCACGAACGGACCGAGACGCTTCCCCTCGAACGGACCGACGGGCGGCCCATCGCGGAGGCGGTGACGGCGCCGAACCCGGTGCCGAACTACGACCGCGCGGCGATGGACGGGTGGGCCGTCCGCGCCGAGGATACGTTCGGCGCGTCCGGTCGGTCCCCCGCGGTGCTCCGCCTCGCCGACGGCGACGTCGAGGCGGCGGACGCCGCGGTCGACCCCGAGTCGGCCGTCCGCGTCCACACGGGCAGCGAACTCCCGGCGGGCGCGGACGCCGTGGTGATGGTCGAACGCGCCGACGCCGTCGGCGGGGAGTTGGAGGTGTTCGACGCCGTCACCGCCGGGGAGAACGTCGGCAAGACGGGCGAGGACGTGGCCGACGGGCAGCGACTGTTCGACCCCGGCCACCAACTGCGCCCCTCCGACCTCGGCCTCCTGAAGTCGGTCGGGTTGGACGAGGTGTCGGTGTACGACTACCCGACGGTCGGCGTGATTCCGACCGGCGAGGAACTCGTCCAGCGAGACCCCGACCCCGGCGAGATAATCGAGACGAACGGCCTCACCGTCTCGCGCCTGGTCGAACGCTGGGGCGGCGTGGCGACGTACCGGAACGTCGTGACCGACGACGAGGCGGCCCTCCGCGCCGCCGTCCAACGCGACCTGACGAAGGACGTCGTCGTGACGACGGGCGGGTCCTCGGTGGGCGAACGCGACCTCATCCCGGAAGTGGTCTCCGAACTCGGCGAGGTGCTCGTCCACGGCGTCGCCCTCAAACCGGGCCACCCCGTCGCCCTCGGAGTCGTCGAGGACACGCCCGTCGTGATGCTGCCGGGTTACCCGGTCGCCTGCATCGTCAACGCCGTCCAGTTCCTCCGGCCCCTCCTCAAGCGCGTCGGGCACCTCCCCGAGCGCCCGTTTCCGACGGTCGAGGCCCGCCTGCGGCGGAAGATTCCGAGCGAACCCGGGATTCGGACGTTCGCCCGCGTGCGACTCGACGACGGAGGGAGCGGCGGAGGCGACGACGGCGGACCCGTCGACACCGACGGCGACGGCACCGGCGCCGAACGGACCGCCGAACCGACGCGCGCGAACGGGTCGGGGGTGCTCTCCTCGGTTGCCCTCGCGGACGGGTGGGTCGCCGTCCCGGAGGAGCGAGAGGGCTACGCCGAGGGCGAGACGGTGACCGTCGAGGGCTGGGAGTGGTCCGCGTGA
- a CDS encoding HalOD1 output domain-containing protein, with the protein MSSAPTVLHVDDDPDMLELSALSFRRAHGDEVEMLTAADAEEGLSLLDSHAVDCIISDSLCLADDTAFIVAARRRRDDVPIIFYTAKEWDDVALDALEADVSEYVRKADADGIGAVVERARTLADESRVPTVTEAQLFEGRPCESIEEAVGTFPAEIQGGPWTIIGVHDWDVDDELGTTIAQVLEAHTGVDALESEPLFSSLDTEALQSMLEPRSDGVPRYDIYVRFPYGRYEVSVSSEGFVAVRELPETGYE; encoded by the coding sequence ATGTCCTCCGCACCGACCGTCCTGCACGTCGACGACGACCCCGACATGCTCGAACTCTCCGCGCTCTCGTTCCGTCGTGCCCACGGCGACGAGGTCGAAATGCTGACGGCGGCCGACGCCGAGGAGGGCCTCTCCCTCCTCGACTCCCACGCCGTCGACTGTATCATCAGCGACTCGCTGTGTCTCGCCGACGACACCGCCTTCATCGTCGCCGCGCGGCGGCGGCGCGACGACGTCCCCATCATCTTCTACACGGCCAAGGAGTGGGACGACGTCGCCCTCGACGCCCTGGAGGCGGACGTCTCCGAGTACGTCAGGAAGGCGGACGCCGACGGCATCGGCGCCGTCGTCGAACGCGCCCGCACGCTCGCCGACGAGAGCCGCGTTCCGACCGTGACCGAGGCGCAACTGTTCGAGGGGCGACCGTGCGAGTCCATCGAGGAGGCCGTCGGGACGTTCCCGGCAGAAATCCAGGGCGGTCCGTGGACGATCATCGGCGTGCACGACTGGGACGTCGACGACGAACTCGGGACGACCATCGCGCAGGTGCTCGAAGCGCACACCGGCGTCGACGCCCTCGAATCGGAACCCCTGTTCTCCTCGCTCGACACCGAGGCACTGCAGTCGATGCTCGAACCGCGGAGCGACGGAGTGCCCCGCTACGACATCTACGTCCGGTTCCCGTACGGGCGGTACGAGGTGTCCGTCTCCAGCGAGGGGTTCGTCGCCGTCCGCGAACTCCCGGAGACGGGCTACGAGTAG
- the speB gene encoding agmatinase translates to MFPGATASRDDAAYVVVGAPLDISTTFRPGTRFGPERIRRFARTFDDYDRRTDLRFSDCLVHDEGDVRPWDDAAEYVEWVAGTLRDAVDDGAVPLLLGGEHTVTRAGVDAVEPDVFVCLDAHLDLRDEYDGNPWSHATVTRRVLDSLGAEEAIILGARTGSPEEWKRADEDDVTVVPPEDVGEFAFGDRFDDRSVYLSVDVDGADPGFAPGTGTPEPFGLAPREMRDVVRAVAPHADGFDTVEVNDRDDGQAASLAGKLLREFVFSHAAATGNGNGSGDGGAGADGG, encoded by the coding sequence ATGTTTCCCGGGGCAACCGCGTCGCGAGACGACGCCGCGTACGTCGTCGTGGGCGCCCCGCTGGATATCTCGACCACGTTCCGACCCGGGACCCGGTTCGGTCCCGAGAGAATCCGGCGGTTCGCCCGGACGTTCGACGACTACGACCGGCGGACCGACCTGCGCTTTTCCGACTGTCTCGTCCACGACGAGGGCGACGTCCGCCCGTGGGACGACGCCGCCGAGTACGTCGAGTGGGTCGCGGGGACGCTCCGCGACGCCGTCGACGACGGCGCCGTCCCCCTCCTCCTCGGCGGCGAGCACACCGTCACCCGCGCGGGCGTCGACGCCGTCGAACCGGACGTGTTCGTCTGTCTCGACGCCCACCTCGATTTGAGAGACGAGTACGACGGCAACCCGTGGAGCCACGCCACCGTCACCCGCCGCGTCCTCGACTCGCTGGGCGCCGAGGAGGCGATTATCCTCGGCGCGCGCACGGGGTCGCCCGAGGAGTGGAAGCGGGCCGACGAGGACGACGTGACCGTCGTCCCGCCCGAGGATGTGGGGGAGTTCGCGTTCGGCGACCGATTCGACGACCGGTCGGTCTACCTCAGCGTGGACGTCGACGGCGCCGACCCCGGGTTCGCTCCGGGGACGGGGACGCCCGAACCGTTCGGACTGGCCCCGAGGGAGATGCGCGACGTCGTCCGCGCCGTCGCCCCGCACGCCGACGGCTTCGACACCGTCGAGGTGAACGACCGGGACGACGGGCAGGCCGCGTCGCTGGCGGGGAAACTGCTCAGGGAGTTCGTGTTCTCGCACGCCGCGGCGACCGGGAACGGAAACGGGAGCGGCGACGGCGGCGCCGGCGCTGACGGCGGATAA